In Caretta caretta isolate rCarCar2 chromosome 20, rCarCar1.hap1, whole genome shotgun sequence, a single window of DNA contains:
- the EPOR gene encoding erythropoietin receptor isoform X1, with protein MEPRWSHIAALCTLLAWATCTTQEGAGPDNGFNIQAALLLGEEPLDPKCFTRCLEDLTCFWESSSPPSATEYGFFYVVEGDAPQRCNLSVARTPWNSTRFTCIFPPQDTPSFTPLHVGAYTGNSSNIVHARTIMVNQVVLLDPPSNLTARATESPGQLTVSWQPPSLRYLESSLRYEVAFVPEGAERQMVDIPDGRTECLILNLRGRTRYALAVRVKPDGVSYSGYWSAWSAPVTVVTPHDLDPLILSLSLILVLILVLLALFALLTHRRFLKKQLWPVIPSPEHKFEGLFTLYKGNFQLWLGQRNACLWWSGNPGYLEEQPSLLEVLSEGRESKAEGPVPPLPLKAQGSALPSRPQLPAEPQGDYLVLDEQLMPCSLGEDSLLLLDAWSSAGVEAPPAVGQELGPPGATPEPVPGEQVSSSSSFEYTVFDPSSELLAPCGHQRPLKYSYLLVSDSGISADYGPLGTSTNRPNLYTNLCQDGGQAQPFPASYVVCS; from the exons ATGGAGCCTCGTTGGAGCCACATCGCTGCCCTCTGCACCCTGCTGGCCTGGGCCACCTGCACCACGCAGGAGGGAGCTGGACCCGACAATGGCTTCAACATCCAAG ctGCCCTGCTTCTGGGTGAGGAGCCCCTGGACCCCAAATGTTTCACGCGCTGCCTGGAGGACCTGACCTGCTTCTGGGAGAGCAGCAGCCCCCCGAGCGCCACGGAATACGGCTTCTTCTATGTCGTGGA GGGGGACGCCCCGCAGCGCTGCAACCTGAGCGTGGCCCGGACGCCCTGGAACAGCACCCGCTTCACCTGCATCTTCCCCCCCCAGGACACCCCGTCTTTCACCCCCCTGCACGTTGGTGCCTACACTGGCAACAGCAGCAACATCGTCCACGCCCGCACCATCATGGTCAACCAAGTGG TTCTCCTGGACCCTCCGTCCAACCTGACGGCGCGTGCAACCGAGAGCCCGGGGCAGCTGACGGTGAGCTGGCAGCCGCCCAGCCTCCGCTACCTGGAGAGCAGCCTGCGCTACGAGGTGGCCTTCGTCCCCGAGGGCGCCGAGCGCCAGATG gtCGACATCCCCGACGGCCGCACCGAGTGCCTGATCCTCAACCTGCGGGGCCGGACCCGCTACGCCCTGGCCGTGCGCGTCAAGCCCGACGGCGTCAGCTACAGCGGCTACTGGAGTGCCTGGTCGGCGCCGGTCACCGTGGTGACGCCCCATG ATCTGGACCCCCTGATCCTGTCGCTGTCGCTCATCCTGGTGCTCATCCTGGTGCTCCTGGCCCTCTTTGCCCTGCTCACCCACCGCAG GTTTTTGAAGAAGCAGCTGTGGCCTGTGATTCCCAGCCCGGAGCACAAATTCGAGGGGCTTTTCACCCTCTACAAGGGGAACTTCCAG CTCTGGCTGGGACAAAGGAACGCCTGCCTCTGGTGGAGTGGGAACCCTGGCTACTTGGAGGAGCAGCCCAGCCTGCTGGAGGTGCTGTCCGAGGGCCGCGAATCCAAGGCGGAGGGGCCGGTGCCCCCTCTGCCCCTCAAAGCCCAGGGCTCGGCTCTGCCCAGCCGCCCTCAGCTGCCCGCAGAGCCCCAGGGCGACTACCTGGTGCTGGATGAACAGCTGATGCCATGCAGCCTGGGCGAGGACTCTCTGCTCCTGCTGGATGCCTGGAGCAGTGCGGGCGTTGAAGCCCCCCCTGccgtggggcaggagctgggcccCCCGGGGGCCACACCGGAGCCTGTCCCGGGGGAGCAGGTCTCGTCCTCTTCCAGCTTCGAGTACACCGTCTTCGACCCCAGTTCGGAGCTGCTGGCACCCTGTGGGCATCAGCGCCCGCTCAAATACAGCTACTTGCTGGTGTCCGACTCCGGGATCTCTGCTGACTACGGCCCCCTGGGCACCAGCACCAACCGGCCCAACCTCTACACCAACCTGTGCCAGGATgggggccaggcccagcccttcccagccagctacGTGGTGTGCTCATAG
- the SWSAP1 gene encoding ATPase SWSAP1, protein MSAALQQALGAAGPGPAPAPALVLGPARSGRSALLFRAARGGPRALFLAPRALQRLPGARRGESDLRDLQRIQFLYPPSLRELRQLLASLHQSLPGPPALILLDGLEHYLAGCPGPQAAARLSALLVDTASYFTGRLGADPQGSAPCCQLIASVQVSGETEVEDHLSILQRYFPAQCWLCPDSAAALGQEDCGGDGLFRARLSQPGAPDREWRLGFGLDGEMRVSPVPWGCAEDPGAASDRDRAAGAEK, encoded by the exons cggcccggccccggccccggccctggTGCTAGGCCCGGCCCGCTCCGGCCGCTCGGCGCTGCTGTTCCGGGCGGCCCGGGGCGGGCCCCGCGCGCTGTTCCTGGCGCCTCGCGCCCTGCAGCGGCTGCCGGGGGCCCGGCGCGGGGAGAGCGACCTGCGCGACCTGCAG CGCATCCAGTTCCTCTACCCGCCCTCCCTGCGGGAGCTGCGGCAGCTGTTGGCCTCGCTGCACCAGAGCCTGCCTGGGCCCCCTGCCCTCATCTTGCTGGATGGCCTGGAGCATTACCTCGCTGGTTGCCCTGGCCCTCAGGCAGCCGCCCGGCTCTCAGCCCTGCTGGTGGACACAGCTTCGTACTTCACGGGGCGCCTCGGCGCGGACCCCCAAGGATCTGCCCCCTGCTGCCAGCTCATCGCCTCCGTGCAGGTCTCCGGGGAAACAGAGGTTGAGGATCATCTCAGCATCCTCCAGCGCTActtcccagcccagtgctggCTGTGCCCAGACTCGGCGgcagccctgggccaggaggactGCGGGGGCGACGGGCTGTTCAGGGCACGCCTGTCCCAGCCCGGTGCTCCAGACCGGGAATGGAGGCTGGGATTCGGCCTCGATGGAGAGATGAGGGTATCCCCGGTTCCATGGGGCTGTGCAGAGGATCCAGGGGCAGCTTCGGACAGAGACAGAGCTGCCGGGGCTGAGAAGTGA
- the EPOR gene encoding erythropoietin receptor isoform X2, with protein MFHALPGGPDLLLGEQQPPERHGIRLLLCRGDTPSFTPLHVGAYTGNSSNIVHARTIMVNQVVLLDPPSNLTARATESPGQLTVSWQPPSLRYLESSLRYEVAFVPEGAERQMVDIPDGRTECLILNLRGRTRYALAVRVKPDGVSYSGYWSAWSAPVTVVTPHDLDPLILSLSLILVLILVLLALFALLTHRRFLKKQLWPVIPSPEHKFEGLFTLYKGNFQLWLGQRNACLWWSGNPGYLEEQPSLLEVLSEGRESKAEGPVPPLPLKAQGSALPSRPQLPAEPQGDYLVLDEQLMPCSLGEDSLLLLDAWSSAGVEAPPAVGQELGPPGATPEPVPGEQVSSSSSFEYTVFDPSSELLAPCGHQRPLKYSYLLVSDSGISADYGPLGTSTNRPNLYTNLCQDGGQAQPFPASYVVCS; from the exons ATGTTTCACGCGCTGCCTGGAGGACCTGACCTGCTTCTGGGAGAGCAGCAGCCCCCCGAGCGCCACGGAATACGGCTTCTTCTATGTCGTGGA GACACCCCGTCTTTCACCCCCCTGCACGTTGGTGCCTACACTGGCAACAGCAGCAACATCGTCCACGCCCGCACCATCATGGTCAACCAAGTGG TTCTCCTGGACCCTCCGTCCAACCTGACGGCGCGTGCAACCGAGAGCCCGGGGCAGCTGACGGTGAGCTGGCAGCCGCCCAGCCTCCGCTACCTGGAGAGCAGCCTGCGCTACGAGGTGGCCTTCGTCCCCGAGGGCGCCGAGCGCCAGATG gtCGACATCCCCGACGGCCGCACCGAGTGCCTGATCCTCAACCTGCGGGGCCGGACCCGCTACGCCCTGGCCGTGCGCGTCAAGCCCGACGGCGTCAGCTACAGCGGCTACTGGAGTGCCTGGTCGGCGCCGGTCACCGTGGTGACGCCCCATG ATCTGGACCCCCTGATCCTGTCGCTGTCGCTCATCCTGGTGCTCATCCTGGTGCTCCTGGCCCTCTTTGCCCTGCTCACCCACCGCAG GTTTTTGAAGAAGCAGCTGTGGCCTGTGATTCCCAGCCCGGAGCACAAATTCGAGGGGCTTTTCACCCTCTACAAGGGGAACTTCCAG CTCTGGCTGGGACAAAGGAACGCCTGCCTCTGGTGGAGTGGGAACCCTGGCTACTTGGAGGAGCAGCCCAGCCTGCTGGAGGTGCTGTCCGAGGGCCGCGAATCCAAGGCGGAGGGGCCGGTGCCCCCTCTGCCCCTCAAAGCCCAGGGCTCGGCTCTGCCCAGCCGCCCTCAGCTGCCCGCAGAGCCCCAGGGCGACTACCTGGTGCTGGATGAACAGCTGATGCCATGCAGCCTGGGCGAGGACTCTCTGCTCCTGCTGGATGCCTGGAGCAGTGCGGGCGTTGAAGCCCCCCCTGccgtggggcaggagctgggcccCCCGGGGGCCACACCGGAGCCTGTCCCGGGGGAGCAGGTCTCGTCCTCTTCCAGCTTCGAGTACACCGTCTTCGACCCCAGTTCGGAGCTGCTGGCACCCTGTGGGCATCAGCGCCCGCTCAAATACAGCTACTTGCTGGTGTCCGACTCCGGGATCTCTGCTGACTACGGCCCCCTGGGCACCAGCACCAACCGGCCCAACCTCTACACCAACCTGTGCCAGGATgggggccaggcccagcccttcccagccagctacGTGGTGTGCTCATAG